A single region of the Candidatus Parvarchaeota archaeon genome encodes:
- a CDS encoding DUF192 domain-containing protein, translating to MKNQKTKTKGETAAVEGRRIVNLDNGKVVCAGFEIADNPALRMRGLMFREKVVPILFKFGASGIWPIHSFFVGFEFDAIYLDEKMRVTEIFEKVLPFTALVSPTKPAVFLLELSAGAARKQGVKKGTRLAEKY from the coding sequence ATGAAAAATCAAAAAACCAAAACAAAAGGCGAAACTGCCGCGGTTGAAGGGAGAAGAATAGTAAATCTTGACAATGGCAAAGTCGTGTGCGCCGGCTTTGAGATTGCCGACAATCCGGCTTTGCGGATGCGCGGGCTGATGTTTAGGGAAAAAGTCGTGCCGATTTTGTTCAAGTTTGGCGCAAGCGGAATCTGGCCAATACACTCTTTTTTTGTCGGCTTTGAATTTGACGCCATTTACCTTGACGAAAAGATGAGGGTGACAGAAATTTTTGAGAAAGTATTGCCTTTCACGGCCTTGGTCTCGCCAACAAAACCCGCAGTCTTTTTGCTTGAGCTTTCGGCTGGGGCGGCAAGAAAGCAAGGAGTGAAGAAAGGGACAAGGCTTGCAGAAAAGTATTAG